The Halarsenatibacter silvermanii DNA segment GATGTTTTCCATGTGATGCTGGCCAGATCCAGATATTCCATGGCTACCATGAATTATTATGAGCTTGTCGGCAACAGAAATATGGGGCTTTCTTCAGCCATTGGAGTTATTATCTTTTTCATAATTTTTGCCTTCGCTATCGCCTATATGAAAATGCTGGGGGTGGATGAATAAATGGTAGATTTCAGCGAAAAACCGGTAAAATCCGCGCTGTTTTTGCTGATGCTGGCTCTGATAATGATATATCTCCTCTTTCCCTTTTACTGGGCCATCAATTCATCGCTAAAAACTGAATCTCAGCTTTTTATGACTCCGGCCACCATGATTCCACGCGATCCGGTGACCTTAGAATTTGCTCCCACGCTGGAAAATTACATTCATATTTTTCAATCCGGCGAGTTTATCAGGGGGCTGCGCAACAGCGTAATAGTGGGCACTTCTGCTACATTTCTGGCTTTATCGATCGGCTCATTTGCTGCTTTTGCCCTGGGTAAGCTGAGATTCAGAGGGAAAAAACCCTCTCTGTATATAATTCTGGCTATGACGATGTTCCCGCAGGTGACAATACTGGCAGGCTTATACGCGATAATAACCAGACTGCCGCTGGGGACTATACCGGGGATGGTATTCTCGTATCTAATTTTCACCCTGCCCTTTACAACCTGGGTGCTGACTTCGTTTTTTAAGGATTTGCCCATAGAGATAATGCAGTCCGCCCAGGTAGATGGAGCTACTCCCATGCAGACTTTTTACCACATTCTCCTGCCCCTGACAGCTCCTGCTCTGGTAACCTGCGGTCTGCTGGCCTTTATTCAGGCCTGGAACGAATATGTATTTGCGCTGACCTTCACCTCGATCGACCCGGGTTCGAGAACCGTACCGGTGGCTATAGCCTTATTTACCGGAGAAGCTGCCATGCAGGAACCGATGGGTGAGATTCTGGCGGCTGCGGTAGTGGTAACCATACCTGTGGTGCTGCTTGTATTGATATTCCAGAAAAGGATTGTTGCCGGACTCACCGCTGGAGCAGTCAAGGGTTAATAATGGTGCTAATTCTATGAATGTCACCATCAAAGATGTAGCCCGGGAAGCCGGGGTATCACCGGCCACGGTTTCCCGGGTTTTAAATGAGAGTTCTCGGGTCAGCGAAAAAACAGCCGCCAGGGTAAAGAAAACAATAGATAAGCTTGATTATGAGGTCAACGTTTCGGCGAGAACTCTTAGAACCAAGACCAGTAAGCTTATTGGAGTCATCGGAGCCAGCATAACCAATCCTTTTCTCATGAAGGTTCTGGAAGGGGCGGAAAAAAGAGCCAGAGAGCTGAATTTCAGTCTTCTGCTGGGTGACTCAGGACAGAGTCAGCAGAAAAAACTCGATTATCTGCAGATAATGAAACAAAAAGATATCGACGGCATAGTGGTTATAAGCTCGGAGTGGCATAATAATTTTTTTTTGGAGCTGGAAAAAAGCGGCATACCTACCGTCGTTGCTTCAGGGCATGTAGAAAAATTTAGTTTTCCCGGAGTAGGAATAAAAAACAGTCTTGCTTCCCGGGAGGTTATAGAATATCTTCAGGAACTGGGCCATAAAAAAATCGGTATAATAAGAGGTCCTTTAAAAGATAGGATATCCAGCAGCCGGAGGATGGCAGGGGTTAGAGCTGCTTTTCAGGATCTGGGATTAAATTTTGACAGCGATCTTATTTTCATAGGCGATTACACCTTTGATTCGGGTTATTCAGGAGCTCTAGAGCTGCTCAAAAAGAACAGTGATATGACAGCACTTTTTGCCTTCGACGATAGAATGGCCATTGGAGCTATGAGAGGAGCTGAAGCACTGGGCCAGAAAGTTCCTGAGGATATATCGGTGGTGGGGTTTGATGATATTGATCTTTCCCGATTTGTAAATCCCCGTCTCAGCACAGTCAAACAGCCATCTTCAACCATCGGCAGGGACTCTATTAATCTTTTATTAAATGTGATCAAAAATGGACCAGGAGCCGGCATAGACAATTTTAAGTATGTCGAACACGAACTACTTATCCGGAATAGCACTCGCCCTGCTGCGGATTGACATAAGTCAGCTGCCGGGTCAGGAAGTTTGCTTAAATGCCAGCCAGCTTCTTTTGACTGCAAAAGAGGTTGGTTTTTTTCTTTTTGATTGTTGGAAAAATAAAGGTTATAATAATAGGCAGAAATAAAATACGAATTTAAACATTGAAGGGAGATATGATGAATCAAAATTACGATTTTTCCGGGGTTATCGATAGAAAGGGAACCAATTCGATAAAATGGGATCGCAGGGAGGAAATTTTCTCAAACTCTTCGATCACTCCTCTCTGGGTGGCCGACTCCGATTGGCCCACGGCACCCGAAATTTTAGAAAGCCTGCAGGAAAGGCTGGAACACGGAGTCTTTGGTTATACTTATCCAGGAGAAGAGATAAAAGAAGCTGTCTGCAGCTGGTTCAGGCGCAGATATGACTGGAAAATAAAAAAGAACTGGGTGAATCTGATTAGAGGTGTAGTTCCGGCTTTAAATATAGCTGTTTCGGAACTCACTTCGCCCGAAGCTGGCGTCATCATCCAGCCTCCTGTATATTATCCTTTTTATGAAGTTATTGAACGAAATGACAGAGAGATCATAAAAAATTCGCTTATTCTGGATAATGGGCAGTATAAGATGGATTTTGCCGGTCTTAAGGAGCAGGCAGCTGCGGATAGGGCCGAGATGTTATTGCTCTGCAGCCCTCATAATCCCGTAGGCAGGGTCTGGTCAGATGAGGAACTAAAGCGACTGCTGAAGATATGCCGGAATAATGAGATCACCATAATAGCGGATGAAATTCATGCCGATTTTATATTCTCCGGCAGCAGCCATACCCCTCTGGCCTCCCTGGGCCGGGAAAATAAAGATAAAATTCTGACGCTGAATTCTCCCACCAAAACCTTCAATCTGGCCGGTCTGAAAATCTCCTATGCTGTCACGGCTGAATCAGAGCTGAGAGAAAAATTCGATTCAGCATGTCAGAGAACTATCAAAGGAGCCAATATATTCGGTTATCAGGCTTTAAAAACGGCCTATCAGGAGGGTGAGGCCTGGCTTGAAAAGCAGCTCGAATATTTAAAGGGCAATCTCGAATTGACCGGAGATATTCTGGGAGATCTCGAGGGAATTGATTTGATCGAGCCGGAGGGAACCTATCTGGTCTGGCTTGATTTTTCCGCTTCGGAACTAAAAAAAGAGGCTATCGAAGAGCTTTTATTCGACAGAGCTGAAGCAGGGCTGGAACCCGGCTGCTGGTTCGGTGAAGAAGGCGAAGGATTTTATCGATTGAATCTGGCAACTCAGAAAAAAATATTAAAACCAGCTCTTGAAGCTCTGCGCGAAAACTGGCAGAAAAGACATAAGGTGCTTGAGGAATGAAAACGACGAAAACGGTGGTGATAGGGGCCGGGCCTTCCGGTTTGTTTGCGGCAATCCAGGCAGCTGAAAAAGGAGAAAGGGTAGTAGTTCTGGAGAGGAATAAAGAAGCCGGGAAAAAACTGCTTCTCACCGGCGAAGGCAGGTGTAATCTCACCTCTACCCTTCCTCCGGATCAGGTCCTGGATCAGGTTTTTCAGGATGCCGACTTTCTCTACAGCTCGCTTTATACCTTCCCTCCGGTGAGAACCCGAGAATTTTTCAGCGGCAGAGGTCTAAAACTCAAAGAAGAAAGAGGTAGCCGCATCTATCCGAAAAATGACAGCGCTGAAAGCGTCAGAAGACTGCTGGTTAATAAGGCAGAAAAAGCAGGAGTGAATATCATTTATGAAAGCAGGGCAGAGGAGATAATTTATGATTCTCGCTGTCGGGGCGTGAGGCTGCAGCGGGGAGATAAAATAAATTCAGACAGAGTTATCCTGGCTGCCGGGGGGTGTTCCTATCCCTGGACCGGATCTGATGGCAGTGGTTACACTCTCGCTCAAAAAACCGGGCATTCACTCCGTCCCGAGCCTGTTCCAGCTCTTGTGCCCTTAAAAGTGGCCGAGGATTGGCCTGCTGATGCTGCCGGTTTAAAATTGAAAAACACCGGCCTGAAGCTGAAAAGAGAAAATGAAATTTTATTCACCGAGACAGGAGAAATTGAGCTGAGAGAGGATGAGCTCGGAGGTGCTGCTGTGCTGGCCGCCAGCTGTTATTTTGAGAAAGGTGCCGGAAAAAGCTCGCTGATTATCGATTTGAAGCCCGGTCTCGATAAAAACAAGCTGGATGATAGATTGAAAAGAGATTTTGATAAATTCAGCAACAAGC contains these protein-coding regions:
- a CDS encoding carbohydrate ABC transporter permease yields the protein MVDFSEKPVKSALFLLMLALIMIYLLFPFYWAINSSLKTESQLFMTPATMIPRDPVTLEFAPTLENYIHIFQSGEFIRGLRNSVIVGTSATFLALSIGSFAAFALGKLRFRGKKPSLYIILAMTMFPQVTILAGLYAIITRLPLGTIPGMVFSYLIFTLPFTTWVLTSFFKDLPIEIMQSAQVDGATPMQTFYHILLPLTAPALVTCGLLAFIQAWNEYVFALTFTSIDPGSRTVPVAIALFTGEAAMQEPMGEILAAAVVVTIPVVLLVLIFQKRIVAGLTAGAVKG
- a CDS encoding LacI family DNA-binding transcriptional regulator, with protein sequence MLPDSPLEQSRVNNGANSMNVTIKDVAREAGVSPATVSRVLNESSRVSEKTAARVKKTIDKLDYEVNVSARTLRTKTSKLIGVIGASITNPFLMKVLEGAEKRARELNFSLLLGDSGQSQQKKLDYLQIMKQKDIDGIVVISSEWHNNFFLELEKSGIPTVVASGHVEKFSFPGVGIKNSLASREVIEYLQELGHKKIGIIRGPLKDRISSSRRMAGVRAAFQDLGLNFDSDLIFIGDYTFDSGYSGALELLKKNSDMTALFAFDDRMAIGAMRGAEALGQKVPEDISVVGFDDIDLSRFVNPRLSTVKQPSSTIGRDSINLLLNVIKNGPGAGIDNFKYVEHELLIRNSTRPAAD
- a CDS encoding MalY/PatB family protein; amino-acid sequence: MKGDMMNQNYDFSGVIDRKGTNSIKWDRREEIFSNSSITPLWVADSDWPTAPEILESLQERLEHGVFGYTYPGEEIKEAVCSWFRRRYDWKIKKNWVNLIRGVVPALNIAVSELTSPEAGVIIQPPVYYPFYEVIERNDREIIKNSLILDNGQYKMDFAGLKEQAAADRAEMLLLCSPHNPVGRVWSDEELKRLLKICRNNEITIIADEIHADFIFSGSSHTPLASLGRENKDKILTLNSPTKTFNLAGLKISYAVTAESELREKFDSACQRTIKGANIFGYQALKTAYQEGEAWLEKQLEYLKGNLELTGDILGDLEGIDLIEPEGTYLVWLDFSASELKKEAIEELLFDRAEAGLEPGCWFGEEGEGFYRLNLATQKKILKPALEALRENWQKRHKVLEE
- a CDS encoding NAD(P)/FAD-dependent oxidoreductase, translating into MKTTKTVVIGAGPSGLFAAIQAAEKGERVVVLERNKEAGKKLLLTGEGRCNLTSTLPPDQVLDQVFQDADFLYSSLYTFPPVRTREFFSGRGLKLKEERGSRIYPKNDSAESVRRLLVNKAEKAGVNIIYESRAEEIIYDSRCRGVRLQRGDKINSDRVILAAGGCSYPWTGSDGSGYTLAQKTGHSLRPEPVPALVPLKVAEDWPADAAGLKLKNTGLKLKRENEILFTETGEIELREDELGGAAVLAASCYFEKGAGKSSLIIDLKPGLDKNKLDDRLKRDFDKFSNKLYRNAFKELLPAWLRPVIVKLSEIPGNKRINQITAGQRQALAGLLKNLQLRVTGTSGYKRAIITRGGISTDEIDPSTMESKILPGLYFAGEIMAPAAHTGGHNLQIAFSTAYLAAAGGE